In a single window of the Amycolatopsis sp. cg5 genome:
- the murC gene encoding UDP-N-acetylmuramate--L-alanine ligase has product MSEVPEVLSRAHLIGIGGAGMSGIARILLARGAKVSGSDAKDSRAFLTLRAQGAEIAIGQSAENLDAFEGGPSAVVVSTAIKDTNPELVAARARGITVLHRAQALAGLMEGHRVACIAGTHGKTSTTSMLTVALQHCRLDPSFAIGGDLNESGANAHHGTGGIFVAEADESDGSFLTYSPSVAVVTNVEPDHLDHHGTAEAYVAIFTEFVRRIEPGGLLIVCADDAPAAELADKAAADGVRVRRYGRTVTGDDDARVLDYTPGPEGGIVRISLQGKEFEVRVAVPGEHMALNAVAALLAGVELGAPIDGLAEGLAAFGGVRRRFEFKGRAADVRVYDDYAHHPTEVAAQLRAVRHAAGTGRVVVVFQPHLYSRTKTFSAEFAAALALADEVVVLDVYGAREQPEPGVTGALIADQIAGVPVHYEPAFDVVAPMVADLAKPGDLVVTMGAGDVTQLGPEILAELDRRV; this is encoded by the coding sequence GTGTCTGAGGTCCCTGAGGTGTTGAGCCGGGCTCACCTGATCGGCATCGGCGGCGCCGGGATGAGCGGTATCGCGCGCATCCTGCTCGCGCGGGGAGCGAAGGTCTCCGGCTCCGACGCCAAGGATTCGCGCGCGTTCCTGACGCTGCGCGCCCAGGGCGCCGAGATCGCCATCGGGCAGAGCGCCGAGAACCTGGACGCCTTCGAGGGCGGCCCGTCCGCGGTCGTCGTGTCGACGGCGATCAAGGACACCAACCCGGAGCTGGTGGCCGCGCGGGCGCGTGGCATCACCGTGCTGCACCGCGCGCAGGCGCTGGCCGGGCTGATGGAGGGCCACCGGGTCGCCTGCATCGCGGGCACGCACGGCAAGACGTCGACCACGTCGATGCTCACCGTGGCGCTGCAGCACTGCAGGCTCGACCCGTCGTTCGCCATCGGCGGCGACCTCAACGAGTCCGGCGCGAACGCGCACCACGGCACCGGCGGCATCTTCGTCGCCGAGGCCGACGAGAGCGACGGCTCGTTCCTGACCTACTCGCCGTCGGTCGCGGTCGTGACCAATGTGGAGCCCGATCACCTGGACCACCACGGCACGGCCGAGGCGTACGTCGCGATCTTCACCGAGTTCGTGCGGCGGATCGAGCCGGGCGGCCTGCTCATCGTGTGCGCGGACGACGCGCCCGCGGCCGAGCTCGCCGACAAGGCGGCCGCCGACGGCGTGCGCGTCCGGCGCTACGGCCGCACGGTCACCGGCGACGACGACGCGCGCGTGCTCGACTACACGCCGGGCCCCGAGGGCGGGATCGTCCGCATTTCCTTGCAGGGCAAGGAGTTCGAGGTCCGCGTCGCGGTGCCTGGCGAGCACATGGCGCTCAACGCGGTCGCCGCGCTGCTCGCCGGCGTCGAGCTGGGTGCGCCGATCGACGGCCTGGCCGAGGGCCTCGCCGCGTTCGGTGGCGTGCGCCGCCGCTTCGAGTTCAAGGGCCGCGCCGCCGACGTCCGCGTCTACGACGACTACGCCCATCACCCGACCGAGGTCGCCGCACAGCTGCGCGCGGTCCGGCACGCGGCGGGCACCGGTCGCGTGGTCGTGGTCTTCCAGCCGCACCTGTACTCGCGCACCAAGACGTTCTCGGCCGAGTTCGCGGCCGCGCTGGCGCTCGCGGACGAGGTTGTCGTCCTCGACGTCTACGGCGCGCGTGAGCAGCCGGAGCCCGGGGTCACCGGCGCGCTCATCGCCGACCAGATCGCGGGCGTGCCCGTGCACTACGAGCCCGCCTTCGACGTCGTCGCGCCGATGGTGGCCGACCTGGCGAAGCCCGGCGATCTGGTGGTGACCATGGGCGCGGGCGACGTGACGCAGCTCGGCCCGGAGATCCTCGCCGAGCTGGATCGGCGGGTCTAG
- a CDS encoding cell division protein FtsQ/DivIB: MPATGQRRPRRARPHDGPPAEVRPGAAPAEQARARRGRRTEAERRRTAPSPARRAGLRRWWIALLSVLTVVAFGYLLFFSSMLGLRSVLVVGAQSVSADQVRMVAAAPMDKPMLRLDTDEIRDRVATMPGIATVEVSRSWPSTVEIKVTERAAIAFFDTGPAGDGFHLVDGGGVVFKTLKEKPPGLPELKLPLVSADDPVTRAVTAVLGIVPPQLQKQIVSASAKTPGSVEFTLTTGKTVRWGDADQTDRKAKVLAALLTQDGKLYDVSAPELPTVS, translated from the coding sequence TTGCCTGCCACCGGTCAGCGCCGTCCGCGCCGAGCCCGCCCGCACGACGGACCTCCGGCCGAGGTCCGCCCGGGTGCCGCTCCCGCGGAGCAGGCACGGGCCAGGCGTGGCCGCCGCACCGAAGCCGAACGCCGTCGCACGGCCCCCTCGCCCGCCAGGCGGGCGGGCCTGCGGCGGTGGTGGATCGCGCTGTTGAGCGTGCTCACCGTCGTGGCTTTCGGGTATTTACTTTTCTTCAGCTCGATGCTCGGCCTCCGTTCGGTTCTCGTGGTGGGCGCCCAGAGCGTTTCCGCCGACCAGGTCCGGATGGTCGCGGCGGCGCCGATGGACAAACCGATGCTACGACTCGACACCGACGAAATCCGCGACCGAGTCGCCACCATGCCCGGCATCGCCACGGTCGAGGTCTCCCGGTCTTGGCCGTCGACGGTCGAGATCAAGGTGACCGAACGCGCGGCGATCGCCTTCTTCGACACCGGCCCGGCAGGCGACGGCTTCCACCTCGTCGACGGCGGCGGCGTCGTTTTCAAGACGTTGAAGGAAAAGCCGCCCGGCCTTCCGGAGCTGAAGCTGCCTTTGGTGTCCGCCGACGACCCGGTGACCCGTGCGGTCACGGCCGTCCTGGGAATCGTCCCGCCGCAGCTGCAGAAGCAGATCGTCTCGGCCTCGGCCAAGACGCCGGGGAGCGTCGAATTCACTTTGACGACCGGGAAAACGGTGCGCTGGGGCGACGCCGACCAGACGGACCGCAAGGCCAAGGTACTGGCCGCCCTGCTCACCCAAGACGGCAAGCTCTACGACGTCTCGGCCCCCGAGCTCCCCACCGTTTCCTGA
- a CDS encoding DinB family protein, producing MSQEPKRPEPDMVGDERAQLTGFLDFLRATVVWKASGLTDEQARQALLPSKVFTIAGIVNHLFLVEEYWFGVILNGEKDRWKEKLDVDPDAEFREALDKPLARIIEDYEKECRRCSEIVAKLDFDQEVPYRDKRVNVRWVVTHMIEETGRHAGHLDLLRELTDGLTGE from the coding sequence ATGAGCCAAGAACCCAAGCGGCCCGAACCGGACATGGTCGGCGACGAGCGCGCCCAGCTGACCGGTTTCCTCGACTTCCTGCGCGCGACCGTCGTGTGGAAGGCGAGCGGTCTCACCGACGAGCAGGCTCGCCAAGCGTTGCTGCCGAGCAAGGTGTTCACGATCGCGGGGATCGTCAACCACCTGTTCCTGGTCGAGGAGTACTGGTTCGGCGTCATCCTCAACGGCGAGAAGGACCGCTGGAAGGAGAAGCTCGACGTCGACCCGGACGCCGAGTTCCGTGAAGCGCTCGACAAGCCGCTCGCCCGGATCATCGAGGACTACGAGAAGGAGTGCCGCCGCTGCAGCGAAATCGTCGCGAAGCTCGACTTCGACCAGGAGGTGCCGTACCGGGACAAGCGGGTGAACGTGCGCTGGGTCGTGACCCACATGATCGAGGAGACCGGCAGGCACGCCGGCCACCTCGATCTGCTGCGGGAACTGACCGACGGGCTTACCGGGGAGTGA
- a CDS encoding DUF1295 domain-containing protein, giving the protein MIATTLAVNAGVTLAAVALTFAIAMARKRWDTIDTFWGLGFAIVAVTSFAVADTPFALAALTVIWGVRLAVHLHLRNHGLPEDPRYVKMAKRMGPNPALPMFLRVYLLQAVILWFVSLPIQLASGWGWVSWLGVVVWIVGFAFETVGDDQLRRFKADPANKGKVLDTGLWRYTRHPNYFGDACLWWGLYLMACTTWTGAAMILSPIVMTYLLAKGTGKPLLEKGMRRSRPGYAYYVERTSGFFPLPPRKNVTPR; this is encoded by the coding sequence GCCACGACACTGGCGGTCAACGCGGGCGTCACCCTCGCGGCGGTCGCACTGACCTTCGCCATCGCGATGGCACGCAAGCGCTGGGACACCATCGACACCTTCTGGGGCCTCGGCTTCGCGATCGTCGCGGTGACCAGCTTCGCGGTCGCCGACACGCCGTTCGCGCTGGCGGCGCTGACGGTGATCTGGGGCGTCCGGCTCGCGGTCCATCTCCATCTGCGCAACCACGGCCTCCCCGAGGACCCGCGCTACGTGAAGATGGCCAAGCGGATGGGCCCGAATCCCGCGCTGCCGATGTTCCTGCGCGTGTACCTGCTGCAGGCGGTGATCCTCTGGTTCGTCTCGCTGCCGATCCAGCTCGCGTCCGGCTGGGGCTGGGTGAGCTGGCTCGGCGTCGTGGTGTGGATCGTCGGCTTCGCGTTCGAGACGGTCGGCGACGACCAGCTGCGCCGCTTCAAGGCCGACCCGGCCAACAAGGGCAAGGTCCTCGACACCGGGTTGTGGCGCTACACCAGGCACCCCAACTACTTCGGCGACGCCTGCCTCTGGTGGGGCCTGTATCTGATGGCGTGCACGACCTGGACGGGCGCGGCGATGATCCTTTCCCCGATCGTGATGACCTACCTGCTGGCGAAGGGCACCGGGAAACCGTTGCTGGAGAAGGGCATGCGGCGTTCCCGGCCCGGCTACGCCTACTACGTCGAGCGCACCAGCGGCTTCTTCCCGTTGCCACCACGCAAGAACGTCACTCCCCGGTAA